DNA from Drosophila bipectinata strain 14024-0381.07 unplaced genomic scaffold, DbipHiC1v2 scaffold_275, whole genome shotgun sequence:
TTCTTGGTTCAATGCATAATCTGTTAATTGGTAATTGTAAACCATTAGTTAACTAACATACAGAGCTGAGAAACCTGGGGCAAGATTCCCTTAAATACAAGTACAATGACTGAGGTGGCTTAAAACCTAAGTTATTGTTAGCTTTTGATGAATGGAAATCCAAAACACGGCCGATTAAATTGAGGATAATGGTCGATGAAAATGTATAAAGATATTTGGTTTCAGATTGGAGTAATTGAGATATGGGTTTTGATTCTTTAACGATAGATTATAAAACTACTTGCTTAGAAATCAATCCAATAATCTTTTTATTGTCAGTCAAATACTGTTTTGGATATCTTTAATCAAAATTGCAAACATCTATTTTGGGCAATCGAGAAATTATGGCAGATATACACGAGCTGATTGTGAcgtgcataatttttttgtaccaGGTGTATTTGCTTTTTGTAAGTATTTTTACGTAATATATGAGACTTGAAAGtttgttaaataattaaatttcctCAGCGATCCATTCACCCTCTCAAAAAGGATGCCATGCTGCTTATTTTTCACAATATTATGCTGTACTATGTGATCAATATGTTTAAACATCTGGCTCAAGGTGGGTTCCTTTTAAAGATTTTGtaagatatttatttatttagttttattttcagaTACTATTAACTCTCCTGGTCCTGTAAACACGTTCTACTATTTACCTCTGGTGTATGAGGAGCCTGCTGGTTCGGAATCAAATCACAGTTGGCATGAAATTCTCAGGTCTTCCAGCTGGCTCTTTTTCGAAAAAGGAATCCCTTTTCACTGAAATCCCAAATATGGTATATGGAGTCTTATAAAGATCTCGCATAATGGTGGTACTTTTAATAGAAGTTTGAACTCaaggaaattatttaaaaataaattttttactaagaaaaataataaaaatattatataataagaTAAGTTCTATTAGAAAAAAGTAGTAATAAAAAACTAGATTAAAGAAAATGCGGTTCTTTTACTCttaaagttaagaaaaaaaattaaaatttagaaA
Protein-coding regions in this window:
- the LOC108125307 gene encoding uncharacterized protein, producing MADIHELIVTCIIFLYQVYLLFRSIHPLKKDAMLLIFHNIMLYYVINMFKHLAQDTINSPGPVNTFYYLPLVYEEPAGSESNHSWHEILRSSSWLFFEKGIPFH